One Acidimicrobiales bacterium genomic window, GCCTCGGGGCGCATCGGCGCCGGCGCCGGCGGCGACCCGCCCCGACCTCCGGGCGAGCGATGACCGGGTCGCCCTGGTGAGCGTCCTGGTGATCGACGCCGGCACGAGCAGCGTGCGCGCCGCCGTCGTCCGCGCCGACGGCACGGTCGGCGCCGTCCACCGGCGCAGGGTGCCACCGTCACGGCCGAGCGACGGCTTCGTGGAGATCGACGCCCGGGCCCTGGCGGACGCCGCCCTCGACGTCGCCCGTCGGGCCATGGACGAGGGTGGAGCAGTGCGGGCGGTGGGCATCGCCAACCAGCGGGCCTCCACCATCGTGTGGGACCGGGGCACCGGGGAGCCGGTGGGTGCGGGCATCGGCTGGCAGGACATACGAACCGCCGCCATGTGCCTCATGCTCCAGGCCCGCGGCGTGCGCCTCGCGCCGAACGCGTCGGCCACCAAGCTGGCCGTGCTGCTCGACATAGCCGACCCCGGGCGCACACGTGACCTTTGCTTCGGCACCGTCGACACCTGGCTGGCGTGGACCCTTTCGGGCGGCGCGCTCCACGTGACCGATGCCGGCAACGCCGGCGTCACCGGGCTGGTGCTGGCGGACGGCTCGGACTGGGACGAGGCGGTGCTCGACGTGCTGAACATCCCGCCTTCGGTACTCCCCCGCATCGTCGACTCGTCGGGGATCCTCGGTCCCGCCCTGGCCCTCGACTGCGCGCCGCCGCTGGCCGGCATCGCCGGGGACCAGCAGGCGTCGCTGATCGGCCAGGGCTGCACCCGTCCCGGGTTGGCCAAGGCCACCTTCGGCACCGGTGGGATGCTCGACCTCTGCGTCGGGCCGCAGCGCCCGTCGTTCGCCGTGCGGGGCGATGCCGGCTGCTTCCCGATCATCGCCTGGCGTCGGTGCGGCACCCAGGCGTGGGGCATCGAGGCGGTCATGCTGTCGGCGGGCACGGCCGTGGACTGGCTGCGCGACGACCTCGGCATCCTCGCTTCCGTCGAGGAGTCCGACCCCGTCGCCGCCTCGGTGCCCAACAGCGGCGACGTCTGGTTCGTGCCCGCCCTCGTCGGCCTGGGCACCCCACACTGGGACTTCGGCGCCCGGGGAACCCTGGTCGGGCTCACCCGGGGCAGCGGGCGGGCGCAGGTGGTGCGGGCCGTCCTCGAAGGCGTGGCCCACCGGGGCGCCGACCTGCTGGAGGCGGCGGAGGCGGACGGCGGCGTCACCGTCCCGACGCTCCGGGTCGACGGCGGGATGACCGGCAACGCCACGTTCGTGCAGGCCCTGGCCGACGCCTGCCAGCGCCCCATCGAGGTGTCGCCCGTCCAGGAGGCCACCACCCTGGGTGCCGCGTATCTGGCCGGCATGGCGGTGGGCCTGTGGCGGGACGAGGAGGAGATCGCCGCGCTG contains:
- a CDS encoding FGGY family carbohydrate kinase, which produces MSVLVIDAGTSSVRAAVVRADGTVGAVHRRRVPPSRPSDGFVEIDARALADAALDVARRAMDEGGAVRAVGIANQRASTIVWDRGTGEPVGAGIGWQDIRTAAMCLMLQARGVRLAPNASATKLAVLLDIADPGRTRDLCFGTVDTWLAWTLSGGALHVTDAGNAGVTGLVLADGSDWDEAVLDVLNIPPSVLPRIVDSSGILGPALALDCAPPLAGIAGDQQASLIGQGCTRPGLAKATFGTGGMLDLCVGPQRPSFAVRGDAGCFPIIAWRRCGTQAWGIEAVMLSAGTAVDWLRDDLGILASVEESDPVAASVPNSGDVWFVPALVGLGTPHWDFGARGTLVGLTRGSGRAQVVRAVLEGVAHRGADLLEAAEADGGVTVPTLRVDGGMTGNATFVQALADACQRPIEVSPVQEATTLGAAYLAGMAVGLWRDEEEIAALWAPRQVVEPRRRPDRDRWRQMVARSTGTVPELSAVQF